The proteins below come from a single Saccharopolyspora sp. SCSIO 74807 genomic window:
- a CDS encoding helix-turn-helix domain-containing protein, producing the protein MHSGIRDAQRSAVYTIRQTASILGVEPSAVSRAIRVGSLRAVRQRGRLVVPARSLVRLLGQPSDSGGGR; encoded by the coding sequence ATGCATTCCGGAATTCGTGACGCCCAGCGGTCGGCCGTCTACACGATTCGCCAAACCGCTTCGATCCTCGGCGTCGAACCCTCCGCCGTCTCCCGCGCCATCCGAGTCGGCAGCCTCCGGGCCGTCCGGCAACGCGGGCGGCTGGTCGTCCCGGCCCGCTCGCTCGTGCGGCTGCTCGGGCAGCCCTCCGATTCCGGAGGTGGCCGGTGA
- a CDS encoding recombinase family protein — protein sequence MTDEIGSHPLSVLDELLGVEVAETTGAGIGPVAFYGRCSTEDNQDPETSHGWQLGNAQKFVEPLGGVVAAEYFDVGQSRSVPWERRDAASQLLGALKDPNRRWNAVVVGEGTRCWFGNQFSLIAPKFDAYGVDLWVPELGGKFDMRNPSHKMLMSVLGGMSESERQHVQARVRAAMDAQVLNEGRHQGGRAPYGYVTVDGGPHPNPGKAAEGHRLKVLAVDDASADVVREIFRSYLDGMGDRAIANRLNRDGVPCPSANRPDQNRHRLADGWQASTVRAILENPRYTGYAIFGRWTKHETLIDPDDVAAGHVTRFRRSSPDRIVRSRAPAHPEIVSVEDFTQAQLRRRSRSTGGNRGIAKLERTRTSGSRPYLLRGMARCGFCGRKMHGAVIRKRETYYRCLARSIAPGSEVLAEHPRTVNLREADVLEPLNAWIGRLFARENVDRTVSALLDSQAEPGQGSGPKEALRKRLADATTRLHRLQSAVEAGADPAALIDAINTAQADRAAAQAELDGTPEAHTFSDGEVYAMIDSLGDVGAALADGKPERLSKLYESLQLSLKYEPHARVVEATISPRVVTARVRGRSCPVRPRARCGDDDCAGVSGATTSRNRIERAVGPRSRVAGSESRRPDRKGTQGDCPGFG from the coding sequence GTGACTGATGAAATCGGCTCGCACCCGCTGTCGGTGCTGGATGAGCTGCTCGGCGTCGAGGTGGCTGAGACCACGGGCGCGGGCATCGGGCCGGTTGCCTTCTACGGGCGCTGCTCGACCGAGGACAACCAGGACCCGGAGACCTCGCACGGCTGGCAGCTCGGGAACGCTCAGAAGTTCGTGGAACCTCTCGGCGGGGTCGTCGCCGCCGAGTACTTCGACGTGGGCCAATCCCGATCGGTGCCGTGGGAGCGCCGGGACGCTGCCTCGCAACTGCTCGGAGCGTTGAAGGACCCGAACCGGCGTTGGAACGCCGTAGTGGTCGGCGAAGGAACCCGGTGCTGGTTCGGCAACCAGTTCTCGCTGATCGCGCCGAAGTTCGATGCCTACGGGGTGGATCTGTGGGTGCCGGAGCTGGGCGGCAAATTCGACATGCGCAACCCGTCGCACAAGATGCTGATGAGCGTGCTCGGCGGCATGAGCGAGTCCGAGCGCCAACACGTGCAGGCTCGGGTCCGGGCGGCGATGGATGCACAGGTGCTTAACGAGGGTCGCCATCAGGGCGGCCGGGCGCCGTACGGGTACGTCACCGTGGACGGCGGTCCGCACCCGAACCCGGGCAAGGCCGCCGAGGGGCACCGGCTCAAAGTCCTTGCGGTCGACGACGCATCCGCCGATGTCGTCCGCGAAATTTTCCGGAGCTACCTGGATGGGATGGGTGACCGGGCGATTGCGAACCGGCTCAACCGGGATGGGGTTCCCTGCCCGTCGGCGAACCGGCCGGACCAGAACCGGCACCGGCTCGCCGACGGCTGGCAGGCGAGCACTGTTCGAGCGATTTTGGAGAACCCCCGCTACACCGGCTATGCGATCTTCGGGCGCTGGACCAAGCACGAAACTCTGATCGATCCTGATGACGTCGCGGCGGGCCATGTCACCCGGTTCCGTCGTTCCAGTCCTGATCGCATCGTGCGCTCCCGCGCACCGGCGCATCCGGAAATCGTGTCGGTCGAGGACTTCACGCAAGCCCAGCTTCGCCGCCGGTCCCGGTCGACGGGCGGCAACCGGGGAATCGCGAAGTTGGAACGCACCCGCACCAGTGGCTCCCGGCCGTACCTGCTGCGCGGTATGGCGCGTTGTGGGTTCTGCGGCCGCAAGATGCACGGAGCGGTGATCCGCAAGCGCGAGACCTACTACCGGTGCTTGGCGCGGTCGATCGCGCCAGGCTCCGAAGTCTTGGCCGAGCATCCGCGCACCGTGAATCTCCGCGAGGCCGATGTCCTGGAACCGCTCAACGCCTGGATCGGGCGCCTGTTCGCCCGCGAGAACGTCGACCGCACCGTCTCGGCGTTGCTCGACTCCCAAGCGGAGCCCGGTCAGGGGAGCGGCCCGAAAGAGGCGCTGCGGAAGCGGCTCGCCGACGCAACGACGCGGTTGCACCGCCTGCAATCGGCTGTCGAGGCCGGAGCCGACCCGGCGGCCCTGATCGACGCCATCAACACGGCACAAGCCGACCGAGCCGCCGCGCAAGCAGAACTGGACGGCACACCCGAGGCACACACGTTCAGCGATGGGGAGGTCTACGCCATGATCGATTCGCTCGGTGACGTAGGCGCCGCGTTGGCGGACGGGAAGCCGGAGAGATTGAGCAAGCTGTACGAGAGCCTGCAACTCTCCTTAAAGTACGAACCACACGCACGAGTCGTAGAAGCTACGATCTCGCCGCGTGTGGTTACCGCGCGTGTCCGAGGACGGAGTTGCCCAGTACGTCCACGCGCTCGGTGTGGAGACGACGATTGTGCTGGAGTGAGTGGCGCTACGACCTCGAGGAACAGAATTGAGCGCGCCGTTGGCCCGCGCTCAAGAGTCGCGGGTTCCGAATCCCGCCGTCCCGACAGGAAGGGCACACAAGGGGACTGCCCAGGCTTTGGTTGA
- a CDS encoding WhiB family transcriptional regulator, translating to MNSPFNDLRLISIAWRLDRLRWVATAVLVEIVRRDGTCMWSEPHDEPPWSGEQLSDRELAERLCAGCPVQDECLELELRTAGADTVGVFGALPEDDRRDLLMHWQQRGERAQGGD from the coding sequence GTGAACAGCCCGTTCAACGATCTGCGGCTGATCAGCATCGCTTGGCGACTGGACCGCCTGCGCTGGGTGGCGACCGCGGTACTTGTCGAGATCGTGCGCCGCGACGGCACCTGTATGTGGAGCGAGCCGCACGACGAACCGCCGTGGAGCGGCGAACAGCTCAGTGACCGGGAACTTGCCGAACGGCTCTGCGCGGGCTGCCCGGTTCAGGACGAGTGCTTGGAACTCGAACTCCGCACGGCGGGCGCGGACACGGTCGGCGTGTTCGGTGCCTTGCCCGAGGACGACCGGCGCGACCTGCTCATGCATTGGCAACAGCGCGGCGAACGCGCGCAGGGAGGTGACTGA
- a CDS encoding cell division protein FtsK, with protein sequence MSTNPNEVERHIFEADIVDDESPMRKSGWWRRSAEWWRRSSWVPAALRSRLAFRGAAFDAAAFTVYSPKLFLGAVWRGAVLAARAWRRWVGVRDYRDAAEHSEKLADKFIEIRELTLFRWKVTGAVALFAAAVHLVLWVCFGSLVLWTAAGVAAVTLAIVGRRKEGAPGRKPVLSGPRSFAWTMEPQVLVDAFRDAKLIGKDESLRLVERAARAGDGWAITVDLPATRKAADVVKNREALASALAVDEVQLIVERVRGRGGHAGRVFLWVADEDPYAGPPVRLPLLDADWWDAWRPIPFGLDARNRRVDLPLVWTSLLVGAIPRQGKTSAARIPAAGLVLDPYTRLYVFDGKGGKDWEAAEAVAHRFVCGDEVEHTTAVRDHLVELVAEVQSRYSRMSTLDDEICPESKITPAISRDSALGMPITAVIIDEVQVFLENSEREEVGGRKTTLGGYIADLLTYLARKGPAVGIVVILATQRPDSNTIPSRLRAVLGSRFALRVMDWRDSNIVLGEQMNTRGFDASALLTHHKGVGILRPDGDTDAGEEAVALTVRTYYMVNADWRSICERGRALREAAGTLTGHASGDDDQQAIDETAVVKALDTGTAATPEPENLPEPLAAVCHYLGPELNDREFVPTAELADALDLAPGVFAQQMGDLGCRPTRNRIPADDGETRRVRGYFTAEIRAAVERLATDEIGSDADGEDDQA encoded by the coding sequence ATGAGCACGAATCCGAACGAAGTGGAGCGGCACATCTTCGAGGCGGACATCGTGGACGACGAGTCGCCAATGCGGAAATCGGGATGGTGGCGCCGGTCCGCCGAGTGGTGGCGTCGTTCGTCGTGGGTGCCCGCCGCGCTCCGTTCCCGGCTGGCGTTCAGGGGCGCCGCTTTCGATGCCGCCGCGTTCACCGTGTACTCGCCGAAGTTGTTCCTCGGCGCGGTCTGGCGTGGTGCCGTGCTGGCCGCGCGTGCCTGGCGGCGTTGGGTGGGAGTGCGCGACTACCGGGACGCCGCCGAGCACTCCGAAAAGCTCGCTGACAAGTTCATCGAGATCCGTGAACTCACCTTGTTCCGGTGGAAGGTCACGGGAGCGGTGGCGCTGTTCGCCGCTGCCGTGCACCTGGTCCTCTGGGTCTGCTTTGGGTCGCTGGTTCTGTGGACCGCGGCAGGTGTCGCGGCTGTGACGCTGGCGATCGTGGGCCGCCGCAAGGAAGGCGCGCCGGGGCGCAAACCGGTTCTGTCGGGTCCGCGGTCGTTCGCGTGGACGATGGAGCCGCAAGTCCTGGTCGACGCCTTCCGGGACGCGAAGCTGATCGGCAAGGACGAGTCGCTGCGGTTGGTCGAGCGCGCGGCGCGGGCCGGGGACGGCTGGGCGATCACAGTGGACCTTCCGGCGACCCGGAAAGCCGCCGACGTGGTCAAGAATCGGGAGGCGCTTGCTTCCGCGCTGGCGGTGGATGAGGTTCAGCTCATCGTCGAGCGGGTCCGCGGGCGCGGCGGCCATGCCGGGCGGGTCTTCCTGTGGGTTGCCGATGAGGACCCTTACGCCGGACCACCCGTCCGGCTCCCGCTTCTCGATGCGGACTGGTGGGACGCCTGGCGGCCGATCCCGTTCGGGCTGGACGCCCGTAACCGGCGGGTCGACCTGCCGTTGGTGTGGACGTCGCTGCTCGTGGGCGCGATTCCACGTCAGGGCAAAACATCGGCGGCGCGGATTCCGGCCGCCGGGCTGGTCCTCGATCCGTACACCCGGCTCTACGTGTTCGACGGGAAGGGCGGAAAGGACTGGGAGGCTGCGGAAGCGGTCGCGCACCGGTTCGTCTGCGGCGACGAGGTCGAGCACACGACGGCCGTTCGTGATCACCTCGTCGAGTTGGTCGCAGAGGTTCAAAGTCGCTACTCCCGGATGTCCACATTGGATGACGAGATCTGCCCCGAGTCGAAGATTACCCCTGCCATATCGAGGGATTCGGCGCTCGGGATGCCGATCACTGCCGTGATCATCGATGAGGTACAGGTGTTCCTGGAGAACTCGGAACGCGAGGAAGTGGGCGGGCGCAAGACGACGCTCGGCGGCTACATCGCGGACTTGCTGACCTACCTGGCGCGGAAGGGACCGGCTGTCGGCATCGTGGTCATCCTGGCAACTCAGCGGCCGGACTCGAACACGATCCCGTCTCGGCTGCGCGCGGTTCTCGGCTCGCGGTTCGCGTTGCGGGTGATGGACTGGCGCGATTCCAACATCGTGCTCGGCGAGCAGATGAACACCCGCGGCTTCGACGCCTCCGCGCTGCTGACGCATCACAAGGGAGTGGGAATCCTCCGCCCGGACGGGGACACCGACGCCGGAGAGGAAGCCGTTGCGCTGACCGTGCGGACCTACTACATGGTCAACGCCGACTGGCGCAGCATCTGCGAGCGGGGCCGCGCGCTTCGGGAGGCGGCCGGGACGCTGACCGGTCACGCGAGCGGCGACGACGACCAGCAGGCGATCGACGAAACAGCCGTGGTCAAAGCACTCGACACAGGAACAGCCGCAACGCCCGAACCGGAGAACCTGCCCGAACCGTTGGCCGCGGTGTGCCACTACCTCGGCCCCGAACTCAACGACCGTGAGTTCGTGCCCACCGCGGAACTCGCCGACGCGCTCGACCTGGCTCCCGGAGTTTTCGCGCAGCAGATGGGCGACTTGGGGTGCCGTCCGACCCGCAACCGGATTCCTGCGGACGACGGCGAGACCCGGCGCGTTCGCGGCTACTTCACCGCGGAGATCCGCGCCGCGGTGGAACGGCTCGCGACTGATGAAATCGGCTCCGATGCGGACGGAGAGGACGATCAGGCGTGA